The window AAGAGTCAGCGATCGCCTCGCTCCATTCATAAGTAAAAAGCGAGCGCTGTTGACACTCTTTCCAGAATAACCCATCAGAACTAATGACATGAACCACTAGTAAGGGCGACCTTGATATTGCAAAAAGAGTTAGTGGGTTGATTCAATGCATTGACCAAAAACTAACCATTATAGCATTTTTTATTTTTATGGCAATTATTTGCAATATTTATTTGTATTTTTTAACAAAATACTGCAATATAAAATTGAAGAGGGCAAACAAGAGAGACGTACCTCAAACTGATTAACTGCTCAACACTAAAGGGTTTTTGGCAAAATCATGACTTATACCATCGAGTCGGCTCAAGGCATTTTCCCTAATACTCAAATTGCTAATGCGGTTCCAGCAACCACGGAAGCATACAATAAACTCAGCGTTGAGGATCAACTGGCATTACTCTGGTTTGCCTACACCGAAATGGGTACTTCTATTACTCGCGCCGCCACGGGAGCCGCCAGCATGATTCTAGCGGAAGGCTTACTCAATGAAATCAAGCAAATGCCTCGACAGGCTCAATCGCAAGCCATGTATGATTTGGCTAGCAATGCTGACACTCCTATCGGTCGTACCTATTCCTCCTTCCGTGTCAACACCAAGCTAGGTTTCTGGTATGAGTTAGGGCAGTTGATGAAACAGGGCGTAGTTGCTCCCATCCCCCCTGGTTATCAAATGAGTTCTGAAGCTGTTGGCGTGCTAGAAACGATCAAGAAACTCGATCCCGGTCAGCAAATCACAGTCTTGCGTAATACCGTAGTTAACATGGGATACGACCCAGATCTGAGCGAGGATTACGCAAAACGCGAAGCCCCCCGCAGCACACCGAAGGCACTATCTGAACGTGTTCAGACCAAGATTGAGGGTATCGACAATTACACGGTATTAAACTACATTGACTACATGAATGCATTTGACTTCACACCGGCTGTGGGTCTATTTGCTGAAGAAGGTGCCCTGCAACCTCCATTCCAGAAGCCGATAGTCGGCAAGGCAGCTATTCTCACCTATATGCGTGAAGAATGTGTGGGACTTAAGATGATGCCAGAGCGGGGCGTAGCCGAGACCATAGAAAATGGCTACACGCAGATTAAAGTGACCGGTAAAGTAGAGACTCCTTGGTTCGGTAACAACGTCGGTATGAACATTGCGTGGCGGTTCTTATTAGATCCCCAAGGCAAGATTTTCTTTGTAGCGATAGACTTGCTCGCCTCTCCCAAAGAACTACTAAACCTGATGCGGAAGTAGAATACAAAGTTCGGCAAAATCCGTCTAGAAGGGCAGGTCTACACCTGCCTTTCTGCTTAACTGGGCTTAAACGAAAATTAAGAGTAAACAGAAGTATAGTGCTTAACTGTACATTCGCCAATTAAATGTCGCAATTCAAGAGCGCGACATATATCATCTAAATTCGTGAAAGCTTTTCATCAGTTTTGATAACCAAATGATAGCCACTGTTAAGACTCAGGTGGTACTGGAGGCGTAGCACCTGAGTAGATGACTGCTGCTTTCCCTTGCCTACGGGCTACCTTGACCGCTTCCATTGCTTCATCCCAGCTAGGATAGGCGAGGTACTGCCATTCTCCAGTGTTGTTGCCTTCTATAGCAATTACGGTTTCCTCTTGCTTCCAGTCATCGCTGCGATCGCTATCGTTCATTAGAAGGATCGTAAACTATCTTTAGGTCATATCCTACCTTAATAGCGTTTCTCATGCTTCACAGACTATTCTCGAAGGATTAATCTAACAACCTGATAGCAATACTCGATCTGTAACATCTAGTCAACATAAACACTTAAGCTTATTACCTTTTAGGTGTGTGATAGCTTTGCTATTCATCTAAATTACTCATTTATCAATTATTCAGCTTAGTAATTTATTTACTGATTCCTACTTTTTTAGGTAACTGGATTTATCTGGCAAGTATAAAGAATCAGGTAAGTTTAAGTAGAAGATTAGACATAAGTTTAAGTGTAAGTAAAAGCTTAAGAATAACTATGAAATTGTCATATAATGACCTATTTTTTAATTTCTCATCTTGATATTCTGCTCTAGAGGACATTAGTAGGTAATTGTTTCTTACATTCCATTCTGATATAGCTATAGCTACGACTTAGGTAATCCTCCACTTCCTTGTAAATTCTCGAAAGCATCTTTAAGCTCAAACTTTTTTGGAATCTGACTTAGTGCAGCCATCTTTTCATGCACGATATCAAGATAACTATTTAAATCTAGTTGTCTTGCTTGTGCATACTGCTGTAAGCCAATTTTGGTCTTGTTAGCAGCATCCCTTAAGTTACGGTAGCGCCGTATTATTTCTACTGCTCGATATGCAAATATCGAATAAATATTTACCAACTCAGTAGGTAATGGCTGAAATGTTGTGAGTAATTTATCATGCTCTAGTGATGTTTTGTTTCGTATTTCTAGAAATTCCTGACTAAGCATTAACGAATGTATGACCGCATAATGTATCGGTAGCATATTACTTGCTACATTACTAAATGAGTTAAGACCTAGAGAATTATTAATATCTAGAATCTTATTTTGAAATTTAGTTGCATCTACCTTTGCTGGCAACTTACTATTTCTTAAAGTAAGAACTACTCTTTGTTCTACCATTGCTAGCTGAAACAACAACGGTTTTACATACCCAGCAAGCTTGACTGAATAAATGGATATTTCTTTGGTCGGTTCATTAACAGATAATACTGAAATATCACGAGCATCTAGTAACTCATTAATTTTTATTTTCTGACGTTCTACTTGAAGATGGTGTTTAACTTCTATGATTGATTTTTTTTGTTTAACTTTTTGTTTAACAGGTAAAAGAATATCATAAATTATTGCTAATTTGCCTACTCCTGCTTGAGGATAAGAAACAGATTCAGGATTGCTTGCTATGTTCTTATCTTCGGGAGATTTATCTTTAAAATTACTTATTTGTTTGATTTCTCGATTGTCTTTTACTTCAAAAAAATGATTGCCATCTATTATTAGAGGCACAAAATCAAGATTAAAATAACTAGCTATTTGTTCATTCCATATCTTAATCGGTGTAAATTTATTTTTATTTCCTAAATTATATTTCTTGGCTAAATATTCCTTTAGTTGTTTATTGTCAGTATTAGTAAATATTTTTTCAGCGTCTTTTAACTCCTTGATCTTTAAATATTTTGTACGACTGCAACTAACTGGTTGATTATTTTCTAATCCCCACTTATTTAATGCTAATAATATACAACCAAAAGCAGTTAATCCATTACCTAACTCATGCTTTTTAGCTAACGAGGTAAATTTAGGTACTAATTTGCAAAATAATACAGACTTACCTTTAATATTTTGTATTATTAATGAACCAATTGCTTGAAATCTTAATTCATTTCTTTCATTATCTAATACAGATTTATCGCACCAAGCTATATCTACTAATCTGTTTTGAACAGGTGAAGCCTTTAATATTACAATAATGCTGCCTATTTGTTGCCGTATATATAGCGGAATATCAAGTAATAGATCATTTAAATTTCTATCATTAATTGCACTTGCGCCTAGCTGATGTTGAGCTACGGAATTATATTTATTTTCTAAAATCAAAAAAAATCTATCATCCCTTGAAAATTCATAATTAATTCCTAGATTTCGTAATTTTTGTTCAGCGACATCTAGCATAGCTTGTAAGTCGCCTAAATGAGTTGGTTTGGAATTTACGGGGATTTTCTCAATTTCTTCTCCAATTAATCTAATTACTTGATTGGCAGAATCAATCCATTTCTCATTAGATAATGGCAATGGGCTAGGTGGATCAATAAAATTGACTGTCAAAATATCTCCTTGGATTTTTTGACTTGCTAATATACCGACAGCTAACATGAACCATTGAACATTGCTACTGTTGATAATTTTCCATATCAATTGTGAGAAGAAATCTTGAGACGGAGATGTTCGACGTAGTAATTCGCAGTTAATTCCTTTCTCATAGTTCAACTCTAATTTAAATAATTCTGATTTTTTTTGTGTCTTATCTATTACCGAATAAATAGAATTTTCACAACTAATAATTGAGTAGCGCTCATTTATGAATAGTGAGCTGCTGCCATCTCCTCTGTTGAAGTTAGAAACATAAGGTTGATATTCTTTCTTTTTAAAATTAGTTTTAAATTGTTTTCCAGATCCCCAATCAATATCAATAATTATTTGAAGAGTTTTTTCAATAGTTTTATTAAAAAACTCTTCTTTGTTTGACTGTATTTGTGCTTTGATGATGCTTTCTTTAGCTCTGCTAGGAATTAATTCAAAACTTTCAATAACATGATTAATTGCATACTGAATAAGCTTTTCTAAAATATGTCTATTCATGTCAATAGACAAAATATTTAATACAGCTATACAATGTGCAGGATTATTAGAAGAATTATTTCGTATCCAGTCTTCTAACTCTTCCCATTCTTCTTTAATATTTTTGTTAGCATCAAATTTAATGAATTTCTTTTTAATTTCGTTTGAAATATATTTAAGACAATGAATATTACTTATTGTACTTGTTATCTCTTCATAAGAACTATTTATACTTGAGAATATAATCTTTTCAAATTCATTTTGTATACCTTCTAAATCTTGTCCTTGATTTTCATTAGTATTTATATTAACTGCGGCGTTATTGCTAGATGATTTAACTCTAAGATCACAGCTTTTATCCTCAACATCGTAGTGAGCGAAATAACTTGATTTTGATTTTCTCCAATGAACAAATTGATAACATTCAGGACAGTACAACTTCCATTTTCTGCAAAGTTTATGAGTTAGTTCTGGTTGGTTAGCGTCAATTTTCTTACTAGCATATTGTCCAGCAAGAGCTTTAGCTTTATCCATGCTTGAAACTCCTAATATTTAGGTCTGTTTATAAGTTATCTAATTTTTATCGTATTAGAAAGTAAAATCTTAAAGCAACGCTGGTTTCTTCTAAACTAATCACTTGAATTCGATAGTAGATGCATCCTGATTTTCTATGTAAGCTCGTTCTTACTAACTTCCGCAGATATTAATCATTACTTACAATCCTTATCTGCTAAGTTAATCTCTGCATTAACTAACTGTAAATCCTTATTATTGTTTATCTCCTTTAGAGCTTTAAATTGTAAAGAAGCTTTATTATGTTTTTTCTGCTTAATGGCTTTACAGAAAGTATCATATCTATCTTTACTTTTTACTTCACCTCCAGCATTTTCATATACTTGATTATCAAACTTATCTCCTAGCTGTTGCTTAATCTTGTCTGTATGGCTGCTACATGACGTTAGAAGCAATGATAAAACAATTAATGATGGAATATGTTTTAACATGATAAGTCTCCTTAAATAAGCTCAATCTATTTAATCATCTTCAGCGCAGTTTTAATTGTTATACCTGTAGATTGCAGTGATCGCTTCATTAAAGCTTGAATAGGTTTCAGATTACCTTCTTTGGCAAGAAGTTGCAAAAGAGTCTGTTTATTAGACAGAAGATAAAAACTTCTCTTTTTGCTTGTTTAAGTATTAGTGCTTATCTTTTCCAAGATAATCTCTACTAATTACGTTAGTGTGATTTCCATCAACTAAAACTGTGATTTTAATAGTTGAATTTTTTATTGTCTTATGAGTTTAAATATTAAAAATACTCCTACAACCAATAAAGCTATAGGAGCATCTTGCTAAATTATCACAAACCTAATCTATTGCTGATCGGGTTCGACTGGTCTAATCATCTCTTCAAGCTGCTGTAACTGTTGCTGTAAATCCTCGAAGTCTTCTGTGAATTTTTGCTCCAGTAACAACAATTGATTGATATGAATATTTGTGATTAACCTCAATCTTTCTTGAATGTAGTTAACCTTGTCTATCAATCTCAGACTAGCCGTATTTTCTGGCATGATATATTTGCTCCTTCGCTTGGCGCTTCAAGTGGAGTGAGTAGTCCAGCAGTAGTATTCCCAGTACTAGCTGCTGGGCGTTAGATGCAATAATTATTGTGTGAATGGAATGTTAATTCCATGTACATCATAATCACACAGTATGTACATTAATGGCAAGTAAATCTAAATTAGTAAGGCTCTCAGTTAACATAACTCAAAGCCAGATGCACAAATTGGAGAGATATGCTGAACAAAATGAATGGACTAAGACCCAAGCAGTGCAGGAATTAATCAAAGCTATACCTGAATCCAAGCTGAAAGCAGATGACAGTGAGGAAAATGAGTAATTATTACTAGCTTCTCTATGGCTCTAGAAGACGATCGAAACTAGTTTTAGGTCTTGAACTACCTAGAGCAGTTGAGTTATTTGTCTGTATTTAGTGTTTTTCTAGTGTAGGGATGCCTTAGAGAGAATAATTTAATCGACATAGATATAGAAAAGGATAGTAGAAACTAAAAACTACTATCCTCTTAAGGTTAATTAGCTGATTTCATTAGAATTCAGGTACTTGCACATGAGCAGTAATACCAGCATAATGCTTCATAATTATTTCTGGTGAATTTCCTGCCCACTTCGCTACCTGCACAACACTAACTCCAGCTTCTAAACACTGCGTAATAAACGTATGGCGTGTATTGTATTGAGTACGATAACGGCTTATTTTTCCTTCCTTGACAAGCTGTGTAACAATTCCATCATTTCTATCAGAACGTCCTTTCCATGCACTATCAATGAAATGACCAGAACGAATAACTCCACCTTTCTTACTTGGAAAAACTAATGCTTCAGGATTACAGGCATTAGGTTTAATACTCAGTAACAAAGCTTGCAAAGTAGCATTACAAGGAAATTTACGGCTTTGATGTGTTTTACAGTCTTTACGGATTTTCAATTGAGTACTAACTGATTCAGAGAACGTAATTGTTCTACAATCCGCAGAAATATGTTTCCACTGCAATCCTACCGCTTCACCAGTACGGCATCCAGTCATAAATAAGAACTTGACGAATGGAACATAATAGGAATAGAGAGAATGTTCCTCAAAAGCTTTGATGATAATATCTCGTTCTTCAGCAGTGAATGGATCGATAGTATCTGTTTCATCCTTTACTACCTTAATTTTCTGTGCCATGCCATGAAACGGATTACTGGAGATTAAGCAAGAATCAACTGCCCAGTCGCAACAAGCTGAAATTTGAGTTAGAGTTCTTCTTGCCGCATCATTAGACAACTTACCTACCAGAAAATCTCGAATCTGAACAGCATCGCTTAGAGTCTTTGTCGGTAGCTTGGCAATATGATTCCGTACTGCTGCATATTGAATCTTGAGCGTTGTCTCAGCAATCAGAGGTTTTCTATACTCGGTGTACTGTTCCCATAGTTCCGAAAGTGATAGCGCTGGTTGAGCTTTAATTGCTTGTACAACTGTTAAATGATGCTGTGGCTTATAGCTAGCCAAGGTAGAATCAAACGTTCCACGGCTGATATCATCCTCAATCTGCCATGCTATCTTCTGAGCTTTCTTGCTGTTTTCTGGAGTATCCTGCCAGCCAGTAGAGATATATCTGTTCTTAGTTTCAATACTACGAGGTAAGCGCAGACGTAATTTACCTCTGAAGCTCTCAACCCCTACTGTTCCTTTCGCTGCTTTGGTTTGTGTAGTATTCATTCGTTGGATATCAAAACTCTAGCGCGTCACAACGACGATAGCCAGTTGATAGCCAAAAAGACAAGATATAGCCAAAAATAAGTTAAGGATTCCAGCTAACATCTAAGCTAGAACCCTTACCAGATATTAAATGCGGATGAAAGGACTTGAACCTTCACACCTTGCGGTACTAGAACCTAAATCTAGCGCGTCTGCCAATTCCGCCACATCCGCTTAACTTGCATTAGCAATCATAGCAAAAACTTGAGATTATTGAACACACTCAGGCAAAAGAATTCCAGACAGCCTAGCCTCCACTACGAAGATTGCCGAATCGGAAGGGAAATTAAGAACACCGTACCCTGACCTGGTGCTGAAATACACTCCAATCGCCCCCCGTGTTTTTCCACCACAATCTGGTAACTAATCGACAACCCTAAACCTGTACCCGAACCGACGGGTTTGGTTGTAAAGAACGGATCGAAAATCCTTCGCTGTACCTCTTGGGTCATCCCAGGCCCGTTGTCACTAATCAGAATCATTACCTCATTGCGCTCGGCTATAACCTCTGTGCAAATCCAAATCAACCCAGGATGACTTTTGAACAGCTCAGGCGAACACGGTGGGTTAACCTGTCCAAGCGCCTCGCAAGCGTTACGAGATGCGATCGCGTCTATGGCATTCGCCAGGATATTCATAAACACCTGATTGAGTTGCCCCGCATAGCACTGCACTTTGGGCAGATTGTTGTAGTCTTTAATAATTTGGATATCTGATTCTTCCGGTCGTTGGGCTTTCAGGCGATGAGCGAGAATCAACAGGCTATTATCAATCCCCTCGTGAATATCCACCCATTTCATCTCAGCTTCATCCACCCGTGAGAAGTTCCTCAAAGATAAGACAATCTGACGGATGCGATCGGCACCGCCCTTCATGGATGACACGATTTTGGGGAAATCCTCTTTCATGAAATCCAAATCAAGGTTCGCCGCTGCCGTTTCAATCACGGGTGCAGGACGGGGGCAATATTCCTGATAAAGTTGAATCAGATGGAGCAAATCTTCGGCATATTCACTCACGTAGGTGAGATTGCCATAGATAAAATTAACAGGATTATTAATTTCGTGCGCGATACCCGCGACTAATTGCCCTAAAGAAGACATTTTTTCGCTTTGCACCAATTGAGCCTGGGTTTGCTGGAGTTCATTCAATGCCTGTTTAAGCTGGGTTGCTTGCTCTTGAGCTGCTGCTGCGGTTGTGCGACTTTGATGCAAAAGTTCGGCCTGGTCAATAGCGATCGCCATTTGATCCGCCACTGCCTCTAGCAATTCTACTTCCTCCTGACGCCAAGGTCTTGAACCCGTTGAGTGACCACAGCTAACCACTCCAATTTCGCCGGATGTGGTGTGAATCGGCAATGCCAACATCGCCGTGTAGCCCAAACTGAAGAAAAACTTGCGCTCGGCGGGATCTGTTAAACTCCTGGCATTGTCCACACGAGTAATTTCCTTGTTAAACACCCGACGGGTCAAGGGGCCAAAGGTGCTAAGCGGAACACAGTGACCAATAACGCTGGGAAAGGCCGGACTCCTCGCTTCGGTCACGACCTCCCAAACGGGTTGAGTTTCATGCGCTCTGTACCACAAAAAGAAACAACGGTCAATCTTTAATAAGTTTTGAATTTCATGCACCGCTGTTTCTAGAATGGTGTTGAGGTCGAGAGAACGACGAATCTGACTTGCCAATTGGTTCAGCAAAGCCTCCCTCTGAGCTATGGCTCGAAATCTAGCTTCCGATTGCCGCAACTCCTCTTCTGAAAGCTGATGTTCCAACAATGCTCCCACCCACTGCGCCATCAGCTTCAACAGTGCCTTATCTCCGGCTGTAAAAGGGTGTTGGTGTGCGTGGAGACTAAAAAAGCTTAAGCTGCCGTATATTTGACCCGCTACCACCACGGACATACCAAGATAGGCTTCCACTGGGCGAGAGGTATAGGCAGGGAGATGACGCCAGGAAGAAGTTCCAGCCGATGCAAACGCAATTGGTTCTTTCGTGCCCAACGTTACGCTGCAATACGTCTGCTCTAGATTCCAGATCGTTCCTTTGGTAATGGGAAAGCTAGATTTGGGCGCAACTTGAGCGGCAATGACTTCATAGACATTGTTTTTCACCCGACCTAAAGCCCCTATTTCCAGTCCAAATCGGCGGCGTCCCAGAGCTAACAAGCCTTGCAGGCGTTGCTCAAAGCTGAGTTTTCGAGCTGTGCTGACTTTATAGATCGCTCGCAGGGTTTCTTCCGTGCGTTTGCGTTCCTTAATTTCGTGTTTCAGCGCTTCGGCTTGCTCTTGGGCTTTAACAGTGGCAATTTGACTTTGATTTAAGAGTTCCGCTTGTTGAATGGCGATCGCCAATTGCTCGGCAACAGCTAAGGTGAGTTGCACCTCTGAGTCTTGCCAAGCGTAAGCATGATTTTCGACAAACAAGCTGAGACTTCCCCAGAGTTGGGAACCCAAATACAACGGCACCCATAACCCAGCACCGGGAAAAGTTGGAGAAAAGTGGCGGTTAATTTCATCCTCACACTGATTCGTGTGATCCATCAAAACCAGTTGTGATTGCTTCAATCGAGCAGCAATACAATTATCCTCATCCGGAATTTCTAAACCTAATGCGACGGGTAAATCAGAGGAGGCGCGATAATCAGCGACATTCAACCACAGCTTGCGGTCTGGCAAATATTGAACCACAAGCGCCCGATCTACGGGCAAGAGTTTGCCAATTTCAGCAACAGCGGTGAAAAAAATCGTCTCTAAATCGAGAGAGTTGCGGATAGATTGGACAAGCTGATGTAGCGCCTGCTCTCTGAGAAGGCGTTGTTGCAGCGCTTTTTCTGCCTGCTTGGCTGGTGTAATGTCGTGAGTTACACCGAGCAAAAACCGGATTGTCCCATCTTGGGCGAACTCTGGGATAATACGGGTTTGATAAGATTTAAGACCACTGGCGGTGGGAAAATCGAATTCAATCATCCCTTCCTGCCCGGTTGCCAATACCTCCAACAAGACCTTGTTCCAACCCGCCACGAGTTCCTGTGGCATACCCAATTCCTGATTAGTTTTGCCAATAAATGTCTGTCTCGGTATTCCCGTGCTGCGTTCCACGGCTGGATTGACGTACAGATGGCGTAATTGGGGGTCAAACCGCACAATCAAGTCTGGTGAATGTTCCACCAAGGCTCTAAATTCTTGTTCACGCAGATGTAACAGTTCTTCAGCTTGCTTTCGTTCGGTGATGTCTGTGGAAATCACCATTGCTGCGATAACTTCTCCCTCCTGTTGAATTGGGCCAACACGGCTGGCATACCAGGACGTTGTACCATAGGCTCCCGATCCCTGTGTTTCGTAGTAAACCGCTTCCCCGGTTTGGAAAACTCGCTCAAAGGATTGTTTTAATAACGGTTTACTTTCGTCGGGTATGTAATCATACACACTGCTACCAATGGCCTGTTCTAATGTAAAACCGGGTACAGTGCGATTTATATACAGGATTTTACCGGTGCGATCGCAGGTGAAAATCAGGTCGGGAGCATTTTTTACCAGGGAGCGCCACCGTTCTTCGGATTCACGCAGGGCTTTTTCGGTGCGTTGGCGCTCATTAATTTCTTGCTGAAGTTGTTCTAAGGTTTTTGTGAGTTTAGCAGTACGCTGTGCAACTAATTCTTCCAGGTGTTCCTGATATTGAGCCTGGGATAGAGCAATGCTAACTTGGTCAGCCAGTTGCTGCAAAAGTTCAATTTCACCCCTTAACCACTGCCTGGGATGAGCGCACTGATGGGCTACCAACAAACCCCAAAGTTTTTCCTTGAGAAGAATCGGTACCACTAATTTGGACTTCACCTCAAATTGTTGGAGAAATTCCACCATGCAAGGAGATATCTCAGCGTCTTCTACATTTTTAATCGCCAGAATACGTCCAGAGGCATAGAGCTGATGGTACTCTTGGGGAAAAACTTCGGCTTCAAATACTTGTCCCAGAACCGTTGACCAACCGGGCACAATCGCTTCTGTGACTCCGCTTCCGGTTCCATCGGGCCAAAGCCGATAGATTAAAACTCGATCCGCCTCCAGCAACTCTCGCACTTCTGTAACTGTGGTTTGCAGAATGTCCTCTAACTGTAAAGACTGGCGAATTTTAAGAGTGATTTTAGCCAGTAACTGTGTCCACTGGTCTTGTTGAGCTGGCTGTTTGCTCCAGGAATTGGCTTGATTTAAATTAGTCGAAATAAGCTCTTGTTTTTTTTTCAATGTCCATTCATTATCTGTGTTGTCCGACATTGATTCCGTCATGTGAGCTAAGCTGTGATTGAGGTCTGAGTTGCAGCTCTGCATCGATTTTTCGGCTCCAATTTGATTGGTATTGCCAATTTCGGGACAATAAAATACTCTCCTCACAATCAAGGGATAGTTTAGAGAGTTGAAAATTATTGGAGTTAAATCAAGATAAATATTTTCTTGAAAACTAATCCCTTAGGGTAAACGCGATAGCATCTTTAAAAAAATATAAAACTCTATAAACTCATCTCTTGTGAAAAAAAACACAATCGTGTTCAATCTATCCTGTAGATGCTTGGGCTTCTTGCCGGGGTGATGGAAGAGGAAAATTTTTATCGCCTAACAATAACCCTCTTGAGTTAGAAGTCTATATATAATTCTTGCCATATTTGGCAACAAATGTAAGTCTATTTAAGAAGTATTTACACAATCTTATTGCAACTTTACTTACGGGGATGTTTTGGATACTGTTATTCCATTCATTCTCGTCTTGTAAGTACTGCAAACTTTTCTAGAGACTCCTCTAGGTATGGTTTTAGAGAAATTTTGCCAAAGCTGCACACCTGTAGAGGAGCCTCATGAAGGCTTTATGTATTATTCAATACATCATAACTTAATGATGATTTAGTGGCAGCGTCACCGTAAAGGTTGTGCCAACGCTTCCTTCACTAGCTACAAAAATCTCGCCTCCCTGTAATTCCACACACTGTTTAACGACGAATAAACCTAAACTACTGGCGGCAAGGGTGCCGAGGGAATTGCCTCGGTGCAATACCTTAAACAGCAATTCTTGGTCTTCAGGAGATATACCTGATCCAGAATCTTGAATGTGAAAAACGACCTGTTGTTCTTGACAAATCAACTCCATCTTAACCTCGCTGCCTTCAGGCGAAGACTTAATCGCGTTGAGCAGTAAATTGGTGAGTAGGTGCCGCAGTAGTTTTTTGTCCATACACACATCAACATCAAGACATTCACTATTAAAGCTCAGTTGATGTAAGAAACCTGCACCCTGCTGTACATCTTCGGTCAACTCACGGCAGAACTCGGTTAGATTGAGCAAAGCGGGGTTTAAGCTCAGTTCTTTCGCTTCTAACTTCTTAATCAACAACAAGTTATGCAAAAGCTGATTGATCCGTCTAACATTTGCTTGAATCAGTTGCAGATAGTAGAGTAGTTTTTCATCAGCTTCTGGATGAGCGTTCGTTTCAATTAACTTCGTGCAAGCGAAAATATTGTTGAGTGGATTCCGCAGTTCCCGCACCACAACCGAGACAAAATAAGAAAAGTGAGATTGAAGAGTACTCAATTCGTCTTCTTTGGCTAAGGCTTCACTCATCGCGACGGCGGCAAGTTTTTGCTCAGTGATATCTCTAACGGTGACGACGACGGCCTCCGGTTTATTGTTGATGTCACTAATCGGCGTCATGGTATATTCATAATCCCGGATGCCGTCTACGGTCGGAAAACTGGCTTCATCTGCGATCGCTTGTCCCGTTGCGAAGACGGTGGCGCGTTGAGCATCCAAGCGTTCCATCACCTCTGCGGGTAAATCGAGCTGTTGCCAGGTTTTACTGATAAAATCGCTTTGAGTCAAACCCAAG of the Allocoleopsis franciscana PCC 7113 genome contains:
- a CDS encoding GAF domain-containing protein, giving the protein MRRVFYCPEIGNTNQIGAEKSMQSCNSDLNHSLAHMTESMSDNTDNEWTLKKKQELISTNLNQANSWSKQPAQQDQWTQLLAKITLKIRQSLQLEDILQTTVTEVRELLEADRVLIYRLWPDGTGSGVTEAIVPGWSTVLGQVFEAEVFPQEYHQLYASGRILAIKNVEDAEISPCMVEFLQQFEVKSKLVVPILLKEKLWGLLVAHQCAHPRQWLRGEIELLQQLADQVSIALSQAQYQEHLEELVAQRTAKLTKTLEQLQQEINERQRTEKALRESEERWRSLVKNAPDLIFTCDRTGKILYINRTVPGFTLEQAIGSSVYDYIPDESKPLLKQSFERVFQTGEAVYYETQGSGAYGTTSWYASRVGPIQQEGEVIAAMVISTDITERKQAEELLHLREQEFRALVEHSPDLIVRFDPQLRHLYVNPAVERSTGIPRQTFIGKTNQELGMPQELVAGWNKVLLEVLATGQEGMIEFDFPTASGLKSYQTRIIPEFAQDGTIRFLLGVTHDITPAKQAEKALQQRLLREQALHQLVQSIRNSLDLETIFFTAVAEIGKLLPVDRALVVQYLPDRKLWLNVADYRASSDLPVALGLEIPDEDNCIAARLKQSQLVLMDHTNQCEDEINRHFSPTFPGAGLWVPLYLGSQLWGSLSLFVENHAYAWQDSEVQLTLAVAEQLAIAIQQAELLNQSQIATVKAQEQAEALKHEIKERKRTEETLRAIYKVSTARKLSFEQRLQGLLALGRRRFGLEIGALGRVKNNVYEVIAAQVAPKSSFPITKGTIWNLEQTYCSVTLGTKEPIAFASAGTSSWRHLPAYTSRPVEAYLGMSVVVAGQIYGSLSFFSLHAHQHPFTAGDKALLKLMAQWVGALLEHQLSEEELRQSEARFRAIAQREALLNQLASQIRRSLDLNTILETAVHEIQNLLKIDRCFFLWYRAHETQPVWEVVTEARSPAFPSVIGHCVPLSTFGPLTRRVFNKEITRVDNARSLTDPAERKFFFSLGYTAMLALPIHTTSGEIGVVSCGHSTGSRPWRQEEVELLEAVADQMAIAIDQAELLHQSRTTAAAAQEQATQLKQALNELQQTQAQLVQSEKMSSLGQLVAGIAHEINNPVNFIYGNLTYVSEYAEDLLHLIQLYQEYCPRPAPVIETAAANLDLDFMKEDFPKIVSSMKGGADRIRQIVLSLRNFSRVDEAEMKWVDIHEGIDNSLLILAHRLKAQRPEESDIQIIKDYNNLPKVQCYAGQLNQVFMNILANAIDAIASRNACEALGQVNPPCSPELFKSHPGLIWICTEVIAERNEVMILISDNGPGMTQEVQRRIFDPFFTTKPVGSGTGLGLSISYQIVVEKHGGRLECISAPGQGTVFLISLPIRQSS
- a CDS encoding tyrosine-type recombinase/integrase, whose amino-acid sequence is MNTTQTKAAKGTVGVESFRGKLRLRLPRSIETKNRYISTGWQDTPENSKKAQKIAWQIEDDISRGTFDSTLASYKPQHHLTVVQAIKAQPALSLSELWEQYTEYRKPLIAETTLKIQYAAVRNHIAKLPTKTLSDAVQIRDFLVGKLSNDAARRTLTQISACCDWAVDSCLISSNPFHGMAQKIKVVKDETDTIDPFTAEERDIIIKAFEEHSLYSYYVPFVKFLFMTGCRTGEAVGLQWKHISADCRTITFSESVSTQLKIRKDCKTHQSRKFPCNATLQALLLSIKPNACNPEALVFPSKKGGVIRSGHFIDSAWKGRSDRNDGIVTQLVKEGKISRYRTQYNTRHTFITQCLEAGVSVVQVAKWAGNSPEIIMKHYAGITAHVQVPEF
- a CDS encoding orange carotenoid protein N-terminal domain-containing protein — translated: MTYTIESAQGIFPNTQIANAVPATTEAYNKLSVEDQLALLWFAYTEMGTSITRAATGAASMILAEGLLNEIKQMPRQAQSQAMYDLASNADTPIGRTYSSFRVNTKLGFWYELGQLMKQGVVAPIPPGYQMSSEAVGVLETIKKLDPGQQITVLRNTVVNMGYDPDLSEDYAKREAPRSTPKALSERVQTKIEGIDNYTVLNYIDYMNAFDFTPAVGLFAEEGALQPPFQKPIVGKAAILTYMREECVGLKMMPERGVAETIENGYTQIKVTGKVETPWFGNNVGMNIAWRFLLDPQGKIFFVAIDLLASPKELLNLMRK